The following coding sequences are from one Phenylobacterium glaciei window:
- a CDS encoding glutathione S-transferase family protein: MKLYSAELSPFASRPRVAIYAKNLPVEIMAHPGDLKSAEYLAINPMGKLPALVLDDGTVIPESDTIVEYLADAFPEAKLRATKPADIARGRLIARVAELYVMASGGALFGQMNPATRDAAVVADAFEKLESGLEHLNVFMTEDKYAVGDEITTADCALVPMLMFVGVFGMVFGKGDLLAKHTKVAAYWGRVQQEPGAAKVLAEMQAALAARRAG, from the coding sequence ATGAAGCTCTATTCCGCCGAACTCTCGCCCTTCGCCTCGCGTCCGCGTGTCGCCATCTACGCCAAGAACCTCCCCGTCGAGATCATGGCCCATCCCGGGGACCTGAAGAGCGCCGAATATCTGGCGATCAATCCGATGGGCAAGCTGCCGGCGCTGGTGCTGGACGACGGCACGGTGATCCCCGAGAGCGACACCATCGTCGAATATCTGGCCGACGCCTTCCCGGAGGCCAAGCTGCGGGCCACCAAGCCCGCCGACATCGCCCGCGGCCGGCTGATCGCCCGGGTGGCGGAACTCTATGTGATGGCCTCGGGCGGCGCGCTGTTTGGCCAGATGAACCCGGCGACCCGGGATGCGGCCGTGGTGGCCGACGCCTTCGAGAAGCTGGAGAGCGGCCTGGAGCACCTCAACGTCTTCATGACCGAAGACAAGTACGCCGTCGGCGACGAGATCACGACGGCCGACTGCGCGCTCGTTCCCATGCTGATGTTCGTGGGGGTGTTCGGCATGGTGTTCGGCAAGGGGGATCTGCTGGCCAAGCACACCAAGGTCGCCGCCTATTGGGGCCGCGTGCAGCAGGAGCCGGGCGCGGCCAAGGTGCTGGCCGAGATGCAGGCCGCATTGGCCGCCCGCCGAGCGGGCTGA
- a CDS encoding Hsp70 family protein, producing the protein MAGTIGIDFGTTNTVVALAGGEGPATLVNFPAPEGELFAFRSAISFHAPAERPNDRTVEAGPWAIDAYVEDPLETRFIQSFKSFAASESFTETQILGRRYQFEDLLSAFLLKLRDHAGSGLANMPDRVIVGRPVTFAGGAPNPELALRRYETAFARLGFKDILYAYEPVGAAFFFARELKADATVLVGDFGGGTSDFSIIRFSRQDGEIQSTPLGRSGVGVAGDAFDYRIIDHLVSPELGKGSSYRSFGKTLPIPNRYYSTFARWDQLALMRASRDMREIRKLVREAVEPDKIARLVETLDENYGYLLYRSVSRLKEALSRDASAQFRFQAGSIEIVRDVERAEFEGWISPELGLIETAVDEALAEAGLAPGQIDRIFLTGGSSLVPAVRAIFHRRFDSDRIESGSELESIASGLALMGRERDLDRWCRRAELSA; encoded by the coding sequence ATGGCCGGTACGATCGGCATCGATTTCGGGACCACCAACACGGTCGTCGCCCTGGCGGGTGGCGAGGGTCCGGCCACGCTCGTCAACTTCCCGGCGCCGGAAGGAGAGCTCTTCGCCTTCCGCTCGGCGATCAGCTTCCATGCCCCGGCCGAGCGGCCCAACGACCGCACGGTGGAGGCCGGCCCCTGGGCCATCGACGCCTATGTCGAAGACCCGCTGGAGACCCGCTTCATCCAGTCCTTCAAGAGCTTCGCGGCCTCCGAAAGCTTCACCGAGACCCAGATACTCGGGCGCCGCTACCAGTTCGAGGACCTGCTCTCGGCCTTCCTGTTGAAGCTGCGCGACCATGCGGGGTCAGGCCTGGCGAATATGCCTGACCGCGTGATCGTCGGGCGGCCGGTGACCTTCGCCGGCGGGGCGCCCAATCCGGAGCTCGCCCTGCGCCGCTACGAGACCGCCTTCGCGCGTCTCGGGTTCAAGGACATCCTCTACGCCTACGAGCCGGTGGGGGCGGCCTTCTTCTTCGCCCGTGAACTGAAGGCCGACGCCACCGTGCTGGTGGGCGACTTCGGCGGCGGCACCAGCGACTTCTCGATCATCCGCTTCAGCCGCCAGGACGGCGAGATCCAGTCCACGCCCCTGGGGCGCTCAGGCGTGGGCGTGGCCGGCGACGCCTTCGACTACCGGATCATCGACCACCTGGTCTCGCCGGAACTGGGCAAGGGCTCGAGCTACCGGTCGTTCGGCAAGACCCTGCCGATCCCCAACCGCTACTATTCCACCTTCGCCCGCTGGGACCAGCTGGCCCTGATGCGGGCCAGCCGCGACATGCGGGAGATCCGCAAGCTGGTGCGCGAGGCCGTGGAGCCCGACAAGATCGCCCGGCTGGTGGAGACCCTGGACGAGAACTACGGCTACCTGCTGTACCGCTCGGTGAGCCGGCTGAAGGAGGCCCTGTCGCGGGACGCCTCGGCCCAGTTCCGCTTCCAGGCCGGCAGCATCGAGATCGTCCGCGACGTTGAACGTGCGGAGTTTGAGGGCTGGATTTCGCCGGAGCTCGGCCTGATCGAGACTGCCGTCGACGAGGCCCTGGCCGAGGCTGGGCTGGCGCCCGGCCAGATCGACCGCATCTTCCTGACCGGCGGCTCGTCCCTGGTGCCGGCGGTGCGGGCGATCTTCCACCGGCGGTTCGACTCCGACCGCATCGAGAGCGGCAGCGAGCTGGAGTCCATCGCCTCGGGCCTGGCCCTGATGGGCCGCGAGCGCGACCTCGACCGCTGGTGCCGCCGGGCCGAGCTCTCCGCCTAG
- a CDS encoding glutathione binding-like protein: MDLYFSPLACSLASRITVYEAGAEGSVALRQVDTKTQTTADGADYRAINAKGMVPALRTDGGDILTENAAILPFLADQFPAANLAPTGGIERSRLTQWLSFIGSELHKSVFTPLLSPKANDGAKTYAREAAVSRLAYLDAHLRGRDYLLDRFSVADAYLTAVLNWAQFVGVDLATWPSVAAYYARVTARPHVARAMQEEMGLFQAA; the protein is encoded by the coding sequence ATGGACCTGTACTTCTCACCCCTCGCCTGCTCGCTCGCCTCACGCATCACGGTCTACGAGGCCGGCGCGGAGGGCTCCGTCGCCCTGCGCCAGGTGGACACCAAGACCCAGACGACCGCCGACGGCGCCGACTACCGCGCCATCAACGCCAAGGGCATGGTCCCGGCCCTGCGCACAGACGGCGGCGACATCCTCACTGAGAACGCCGCCATCCTGCCCTTCCTCGCCGACCAGTTCCCGGCGGCGAACCTGGCGCCGACGGGTGGGATTGAGCGTTCGCGCCTGACCCAATGGCTCAGCTTCATCGGATCGGAGCTGCACAAGAGCGTGTTCACGCCCCTGTTAAGCCCCAAGGCCAATGACGGCGCCAAGACCTATGCCCGCGAGGCCGCGGTCAGCCGCCTGGCCTATCTCGACGCCCACCTGCGAGGCCGCGACTACCTGCTGGACCGCTTCAGCGTCGCCGACGCCTACCTCACCGCCGTGCTGAACTGGGCGCAGTTCGTCGGCGTCGACCTGGCGACCTGGCCCTCCGTGGCCGCCTACTACGCCCGGGTGACGGCAAGGCCGCACGTCGCGCGCGCGATGCAGGAAGAAATGGGGCTGTTTCAGGCGGCGTAA
- a CDS encoding NADP-dependent malic enzyme yields MSDEKRTFTDEEALSFHKYPTPGKIAIVATKPMATQRDLSLAYSPGVAVPVLAIAENPELAYDYTSKGNLVAVISNGTAILGLGNLGALAAKPVMEGKSVLFKRFADVDSIDIEVSATDPDEVITVIKNIGVTFGGINLEDIKSPECFRIETELQELLDIPVFHDDQHGTAIISCAGLINACHITGRDLKDVKVVLCGAGAAGIASLDLMKAMGVRSENCIAVDNTGVIYRGRTAGMNQWKSAHAVDTDARTLAEALVGADVFLGLSAKGVLTQEMIMKMAPNPLIFAMANPDPEILPEEVHAVRPDAIVGTGRSDYPNQVNNVLGFPYIFRGAMDVRARRVNLEMKIACANALAQLAREDVPDEVAAAYHGEQLKFGPQYIIPSPFDPRLIWYIPPFVAQAAMDTGVARKPIEDMDAYRASLAQRLDPTAAFLQKLQGTVQAAPKKRIVFAEGEEPSVIRAAYAFESAGLGQAVLVGREDLVRENMTLAGLDPEVVKLEIINARLSDKNPQYVEYLYSRLARQGFLKRDVQRLINQDRNSFAASMVALGHADGMVTGVTRSYDQVLEEVLQVIDPLPDGRVMGMSVVLAKGHTLFIADTNVTEMPEADELVEIALQAARTVATLGYTPRLAFMSYSTFGNPMGQRSEKVRDAVAILDEMDVDFEYEGEMPPELALDPEKRVNYPFMRLTGPANVLIMPAIHSAAISTQLVQAVGGATVIGPLLLGLSKSVQICPLSASVSRILQMATVAAYEQDLVEAQA; encoded by the coding sequence ATGAGCGACGAAAAACGCACCTTCACCGATGAGGAAGCCCTCAGCTTCCACAAGTACCCGACGCCCGGGAAGATCGCGATCGTCGCCACCAAGCCGATGGCGACCCAGCGCGACCTGTCCTTAGCCTATTCCCCGGGCGTCGCGGTGCCGGTGCTGGCCATCGCCGAGAATCCCGAGCTGGCCTACGACTATACGTCCAAGGGCAACCTGGTGGCGGTGATCTCCAACGGAACGGCGATCCTGGGCCTGGGCAATCTGGGGGCGCTGGCCGCCAAGCCGGTGATGGAGGGCAAGAGCGTGCTCTTCAAGCGCTTCGCCGACGTGGACTCCATCGACATCGAGGTCTCGGCCACCGATCCGGACGAGGTCATCACGGTGATCAAGAACATCGGCGTGACCTTCGGCGGCATCAATCTTGAGGATATCAAGAGCCCCGAGTGCTTCCGCATCGAGACCGAGCTGCAGGAACTGCTGGATATCCCGGTGTTCCACGACGACCAGCATGGCACGGCGATTATTTCCTGCGCGGGCCTGATCAATGCCTGCCACATCACCGGCCGCGACCTGAAGGACGTGAAGGTGGTGCTGTGCGGGGCCGGCGCGGCGGGGATCGCCAGCCTGGATTTGATGAAGGCCATGGGCGTGCGCAGCGAAAACTGCATCGCCGTGGACAATACCGGGGTGATCTATCGTGGCCGCACCGCCGGCATGAACCAGTGGAAGTCGGCCCACGCCGTCGACACCGACGCCCGGACGCTGGCCGAGGCCCTGGTGGGCGCGGACGTCTTCCTGGGCCTGTCAGCCAAGGGCGTGCTGACCCAAGAGATGATCATGAAGATGGCGCCCAATCCGCTGATCTTCGCCATGGCCAATCCCGACCCTGAGATCCTGCCGGAAGAGGTGCACGCCGTGCGCCCCGACGCCATCGTCGGCACCGGGCGCAGCGACTATCCCAACCAGGTCAACAATGTCCTGGGCTTCCCCTACATCTTCCGCGGCGCCATGGACGTGCGCGCCCGCCGGGTGAACCTTGAGATGAAGATCGCCTGCGCCAATGCGCTGGCCCAGCTCGCCCGCGAGGATGTTCCCGACGAGGTCGCCGCCGCCTATCACGGCGAGCAGTTGAAGTTCGGCCCGCAGTACATCATCCCCTCGCCCTTCGATCCCCGGCTGATCTGGTACATTCCGCCCTTCGTGGCCCAGGCGGCCATGGACACCGGTGTCGCCCGCAAGCCCATCGAGGACATGGACGCCTACCGGGCCTCCCTGGCCCAGCGGCTCGACCCCACGGCGGCCTTCCTGCAGAAGCTGCAGGGGACGGTCCAGGCGGCGCCCAAGAAGCGCATCGTGTTCGCCGAGGGCGAGGAGCCCAGCGTGATCCGGGCGGCCTACGCCTTCGAGAGCGCCGGCCTCGGCCAGGCCGTGCTGGTGGGCCGCGAGGACCTGGTGCGCGAGAACATGACGCTCGCCGGTCTCGACCCCGAGGTCGTGAAGCTGGAGATCATCAATGCCCGGCTGTCGGACAAAAACCCGCAATATGTCGAGTACCTCTACAGCCGTCTGGCGCGGCAGGGCTTCCTGAAGCGCGACGTCCAGCGGCTGATCAACCAGGACCGCAACTCCTTCGCCGCCTCGATGGTGGCGCTGGGCCACGCCGACGGTATGGTCACCGGTGTCACCCGCTCCTACGACCAGGTGCTGGAAGAGGTTCTGCAGGTGATCGACCCGCTGCCGGACGGCCGGGTCATGGGCATGAGCGTGGTCCTGGCCAAGGGTCACACCCTGTTTATCGCCGACACCAACGTCACCGAGATGCCCGAGGCCGACGAACTGGTGGAGATCGCCCTGCAGGCGGCCCGCACCGTGGCGACCCTCGGCTACACCCCGCGCCTGGCCTTCATGTCCTATTCCACCTTCGGCAACCCCATGGGGCAACGGAGCGAGAAGGTGCGCGACGCCGTGGCCATACTCGATGAGATGGACGTCGACTTCGAATACGAGGGCGAGATGCCGCCGGAATTGGCGCTCGATCCCGAGAAGCGGGTCAACTACCCGTTCATGCGCCTGACCGGGCCCGCCAATGTCCTGATCATGCCGGCCATCCACTCGGCCGCCATCTCCACCCAGCTGGTGCAGGCCGTCGGCGGGGCGACGGTGATCGGCCCCCTGCTGCTGGGCCTGTCGAAATCGGTGCAGATCTGCCCGCTCTCGGCTTCGGTCAGCCGCATCCTGCAGATGGCCACCGTGGCCGCCTACGAGCAGGACCTGGTGGAGGCTCAGGCGTAA
- a CDS encoding NAD-glutamate dehydrogenase has protein sequence MTRRSKSANALIKAFLALVPETEASRAFIGQAAADAAPDELPELPPENLAAALADFWTFAETRKGKAPAIRLVHGQAGLDWLEIVQDDAPFLVDSIMGEIGDQGLSVRAMFHPIVSVARDKKGLRAQSGTPRRESMIQVVLETVGKDREAALLTGLKTTLADVRASVDDFPAMLDLMARAITELQAAPKSEVRDEDVAFLSWLHDEHFVYLGARVYEYPRLKNGDYAPEEPLYQPEDGLGVLRDPERTVLRRSSEPAVLTAQIRSRLTDPPVTVAKSNVRSRVHRRGYMDYVGIKRYGADGKPCGEIRFVGLFTSEAYDEPARDVPLLRAKVANLLAKAGATPGSHNEKRLRNIVENHPRDELFQASEADLLATALAVLHLYDRPRVRLFERPDPYDRFASVLLYVPRERYDSELRAKAGELLARAYGGRVSAYYPYFSDAPLARVHFIIGFTPGDHLHPDLKAVEAEIANASRTWEDRFDAAVRASGRATAEVADLLTRYAGAFPAGYRDRYDAAEALADLAVIDSLEPEEPVRVRAYRRASDGKTQFRFKLYRPAAPAPLADVLPILENMGLKAMVETGFPVTRAAAQPVWIHDFELDDERGEHLVFAEVKAAFEYAFVAIWSGRTENDGFNRLVLELSITWRDAALIRALARHRQQSGLDPSQRVQEEALSAHPGVARLILDLFRTKFHPAIKASLEARKTQADAVMAEIVEALQLVESLDDDRVLRRLALLVGAIKRTNYYQPNPDGSSKPYISFKVASGELADLPLPKPFREIFVWATHVEGVHLRFGPVARGGLRWSDRRDDFRTEVLALAKAQNTKNAVIVPVGSKGGFYPKQLPKGGTAEAIRTEGIRAYTTFLQGLLDITDNLTPAGKVIHPENVVVHDADDPYLVVAADKGTATFSDIANGIAESYGFWLGDAFASGGSAGYDHKVMGITARGAWEAVKRHFRELGKDIQTQPFTVVGVGDMSGDVFGNGMLLSPVIRLQAAFDHRHIFLDPDPDTAKSYAERARMFELPRSSWDDYDRKLISKGGGVFPRNLKSIPLSKEVRAMLEITAETATPAELLSAILKAPAELLYLGGIGTYVKARTEGHLEVGDKTNDALRVNGSDLQVKVVGEGANLGLTQAGRIEFALKGGKINTDAIDNSAGVDSSDHEVNIKIATGILERTGILTRPKRDKLLKSMTGDVAAHVLAHNYDQTLALSLMDLDSVGELEPHARFMTGLEAAGRLDRAVEGLPDATVITARTDAGLGMTRPEEAVLLAYGKLELSHDLVASSAPDDPHFEAVLEGYFPKGLRKYDDALRKHRLRREIIATVVANDVINRCGPSFPSRLMAAASCDVRAFVTGYEAAKAVLDLPALWDAVAALDPKIPGQTPAAGQMALFRRLAYTLRGESFWLARRAGRTGADVAALIKRYGPGTAILRKLGPEVLSEVEQTRTLGQIAKLVEAGAPDALAAQVANLQPLTTAVDLVDLAEASSWALPNVARLYHQTGAVFAFDRLRAAAGGFTAGDAFERTAVRRLLEDLLAEQAVLTRSIMAFAASAQAGETPEAARKAIASWTALRRDAAQAASKSIAEIEAAGGGWTFAKLTIANAALRELAASATVEKKG, from the coding sequence ATGACCCGCCGGTCCAAGTCCGCCAACGCCCTCATCAAGGCCTTCCTCGCCCTGGTCCCCGAGACCGAGGCCAGCCGCGCCTTCATCGGACAGGCGGCGGCTGACGCGGCGCCTGACGAATTGCCGGAGCTACCGCCGGAAAACCTGGCCGCAGCGCTGGCCGATTTCTGGACCTTCGCCGAAACCCGCAAGGGCAAGGCCCCAGCTATCCGCCTGGTGCATGGGCAGGCCGGCCTCGACTGGCTGGAGATCGTGCAGGACGACGCCCCCTTCCTGGTGGACAGCATCATGGGGGAGATCGGCGACCAGGGCCTGTCGGTCCGCGCCATGTTCCATCCCATCGTCAGCGTCGCTCGCGACAAGAAGGGTTTGCGCGCGCAAAGCGGGACGCCGCGCCGGGAATCCATGATCCAGGTGGTGCTGGAGACCGTGGGCAAGGACCGCGAGGCCGCCCTGCTGACCGGCCTGAAGACCACGCTCGCCGACGTCCGCGCCTCCGTGGACGACTTCCCGGCCATGCTGGACCTGATGGCCCGCGCCATCACCGAGCTGCAGGCCGCGCCGAAGAGCGAGGTCCGCGACGAGGACGTCGCCTTCCTGTCCTGGCTGCACGACGAGCACTTCGTCTATCTGGGCGCCCGGGTCTACGAATACCCGCGCCTCAAGAACGGCGACTACGCGCCGGAAGAACCCCTATACCAGCCGGAAGACGGCCTGGGCGTGCTGCGTGATCCCGAACGCACCGTCCTGCGCCGGTCCTCCGAGCCGGCCGTGCTGACCGCCCAGATCCGCTCGCGCCTCACCGACCCCCCCGTGACGGTGGCCAAGTCCAATGTCCGCTCCCGCGTCCACCGTCGCGGCTACATGGACTATGTGGGGATCAAGCGGTACGGCGCCGACGGCAAGCCCTGCGGCGAGATCCGCTTCGTCGGCCTGTTCACCTCCGAGGCCTATGACGAGCCAGCCCGCGACGTGCCGCTGCTGCGGGCCAAGGTCGCCAATCTGCTTGCCAAGGCTGGAGCGACCCCGGGCAGCCACAACGAAAAACGGCTGCGCAACATCGTCGAGAACCACCCGCGCGATGAGCTCTTCCAGGCCAGCGAGGCCGACCTGCTGGCCACCGCGCTTGCCGTCCTGCACCTCTACGACCGGCCCCGCGTACGGCTGTTTGAGCGCCCCGACCCCTATGACCGTTTCGCCTCGGTCCTGCTGTATGTGCCCCGCGAGCGCTACGATTCCGAATTGCGAGCCAAGGCCGGCGAACTGCTGGCCCGCGCCTACGGCGGCCGGGTCTCGGCCTATTACCCCTATTTCTCCGACGCGCCCCTGGCCCGGGTCCATTTCATCATCGGCTTCACGCCGGGAGACCATCTCCACCCCGACCTCAAGGCGGTGGAGGCGGAGATCGCCAACGCCAGCCGCACCTGGGAGGATCGCTTCGACGCCGCCGTCCGCGCCAGCGGCCGGGCCACGGCCGAGGTCGCCGACCTGTTGACCCGCTATGCCGGGGCCTTCCCCGCCGGCTATCGCGACCGCTATGACGCCGCCGAGGCCCTGGCCGATCTCGCGGTGATCGACAGCCTGGAGCCCGAGGAACCCGTGCGGGTCCGCGCCTATCGCCGCGCCAGCGACGGCAAGACCCAGTTCCGCTTCAAGCTCTATAGGCCAGCGGCCCCCGCGCCGCTCGCCGATGTCCTGCCGATCCTGGAGAACATGGGCCTGAAGGCCATGGTGGAGACCGGCTTCCCGGTCACCCGCGCCGCCGCCCAGCCGGTCTGGATCCACGACTTCGAGCTGGACGACGAACGCGGCGAGCATCTGGTCTTCGCCGAGGTGAAGGCCGCCTTCGAATACGCCTTCGTCGCCATCTGGAGCGGCAGGACCGAGAACGACGGCTTCAACCGCCTGGTGCTGGAGCTGTCCATCACCTGGCGCGACGCCGCCCTGATCCGGGCGCTGGCCCGCCACCGCCAGCAGTCGGGCCTCGATCCCAGCCAGCGGGTGCAGGAAGAGGCCCTGTCAGCCCATCCCGGCGTCGCCCGCCTGATCCTGGATCTGTTCCGCACCAAGTTCCATCCGGCCATCAAGGCCAGCCTGGAAGCCCGCAAGACCCAGGCCGACGCGGTGATGGCCGAGATCGTCGAGGCCCTGCAGCTGGTGGAAAGCCTGGACGACGACCGGGTGCTGCGCCGCCTGGCCCTGCTGGTGGGCGCCATCAAGCGCACCAACTACTACCAGCCCAATCCCGACGGTTCGTCCAAGCCCTACATCAGCTTCAAGGTGGCGTCGGGCGAGCTGGCCGACCTGCCCCTGCCCAAGCCGTTCCGAGAGATCTTCGTCTGGGCCACCCATGTCGAGGGCGTCCACCTGCGCTTCGGTCCGGTGGCGCGCGGCGGCCTGCGCTGGAGCGATCGGCGCGACGACTTCCGCACCGAGGTCCTGGCGCTGGCCAAGGCGCAGAACACCAAGAACGCGGTCATCGTCCCCGTCGGCTCCAAGGGCGGCTTCTATCCCAAGCAGCTGCCGAAGGGCGGGACGGCGGAAGCCATCCGCACCGAGGGCATCCGGGCCTACACGACCTTCCTGCAGGGCCTGCTGGACATCACCGACAACCTGACCCCGGCCGGCAAGGTCATCCATCCCGAGAACGTCGTGGTCCACGACGCCGACGATCCCTATCTCGTCGTCGCCGCCGACAAGGGCACCGCCACCTTCTCCGACATCGCCAACGGCATCGCCGAGTCTTACGGCTTCTGGCTGGGGGACGCCTTCGCCTCGGGCGGGTCGGCGGGCTACGACCACAAGGTCATGGGCATCACCGCCCGCGGCGCCTGGGAAGCGGTCAAGCGCCACTTCCGCGAACTCGGCAAGGACATCCAGACGCAGCCCTTCACCGTCGTCGGCGTCGGCGATATGTCGGGCGACGTGTTCGGCAACGGCATGCTGCTGTCGCCGGTGATCAGGCTGCAGGCGGCCTTCGACCACCGCCATATCTTCCTCGATCCCGATCCGGACACCGCCAAGAGCTATGCCGAGCGGGCGCGCATGTTCGAGCTGCCGCGCTCCTCGTGGGACGACTATGACCGCAAGCTGATCTCCAAGGGCGGCGGGGTCTTCCCGCGAAACCTGAAGTCCATCCCGCTCTCCAAGGAGGTGCGGGCCATGCTGGAGATCACCGCGGAGACCGCGACGCCCGCCGAACTGCTCAGCGCCATCCTCAAGGCGCCGGCCGAGCTGCTCTATCTCGGCGGCATCGGCACCTATGTGAAGGCCCGCACCGAGGGCCATCTCGAGGTGGGCGACAAGACCAACGACGCCCTGCGGGTCAATGGGTCGGACCTGCAGGTCAAGGTGGTGGGCGAAGGTGCGAACCTCGGCCTCACCCAGGCCGGCCGCATCGAGTTCGCCCTCAAGGGCGGCAAGATAAACACCGACGCCATCGACAACTCCGCCGGGGTCGATAGCTCCGACCACGAGGTCAACATCAAGATCGCCACCGGTATTCTTGAACGAACAGGAATTCTCACTCGGCCGAAGCGCGACAAGCTGCTGAAGTCGATGACCGGTGACGTGGCCGCCCATGTGCTCGCCCACAACTACGACCAGACCCTGGCCCTGTCGCTGATGGACCTGGATTCCGTCGGCGAGCTGGAGCCCCACGCCCGCTTCATGACCGGTCTGGAGGCCGCCGGCCGCCTGGACCGCGCCGTGGAGGGCCTGCCCGACGCCACCGTCATCACTGCGCGCACCGACGCCGGCCTCGGCATGACCCGGCCCGAGGAGGCGGTGCTGCTGGCCTATGGCAAGCTGGAGCTGTCCCACGACCTCGTGGCCTCGTCCGCGCCGGATGACCCGCACTTCGAGGCGGTGCTGGAGGGCTACTTCCCCAAGGGGCTTCGCAAGTACGACGACGCTCTTCGCAAGCACCGCCTGCGCCGCGAGATCATCGCCACCGTGGTGGCCAATGACGTGATCAACCGTTGCGGCCCGAGCTTCCCCTCACGCCTGATGGCGGCGGCCTCCTGCGATGTGCGGGCCTTCGTCACCGGCTACGAGGCCGCCAAGGCCGTGCTGGACCTGCCCGCCCTCTGGGACGCGGTCGCAGCCCTCGACCCCAAGATTCCGGGCCAGACCCCGGCCGCCGGCCAGATGGCCCTGTTCCGCCGCCTGGCCTACACCCTGCGCGGGGAAAGCTTCTGGCTGGCCCGGCGCGCAGGCCGAACCGGCGCCGACGTCGCGGCCTTGATCAAGCGCTATGGTCCCGGCACCGCGATCCTGCGCAAGCTGGGGCCCGAGGTGCTGTCGGAGGTCGAACAGACCCGCACCCTCGGCCAGATCGCCAAGCTGGTGGAGGCCGGCGCGCCCGACGCGCTGGCCGCCCAGGTGGCCAACTTGCAGCCGCTCACCACGGCGGTGGATCTCGTTGACCTGGCCGAGGCCTCCTCCTGGGCCCTGCCCAATGTGGCCAGGCTCTATCACCAGACCGGCGCGGTCTTCGCCTTCGACCGCCTTCGCGCGGCGGCGGGGGGCTTCACGGCCGGCGACGCCTTCGAGCGCACCGCGGTCCGCCGCCTGCTGGAGGACCTGCTGGCCGAGCAGGCGGTGCTGACGAGGTCGATCATGGCCTTCGCCGCCAGCGCCCAGGCGGGCGAAACCCCGGAGGCGGCCCGCAAGGCCATCGCCTCCTGGACCGCCCTACGCCGCGACGCCGCCCAGGCCGCCTCCAAATCCATCGCCGAGATCGAGGCGGCCGGCGGCGGCTGGACCTTCGCCAAACTCACCATCGCCAACGCCGCCCTGCGGGAACTGGCGGCCAGCGCGACGGTGGAGAAGAAGGGCTAG
- a CDS encoding TetR/AcrR family transcriptional regulator, with the protein MVQNQPRPRGRPRSYDPAVALDQARAAFWNTGYAATSLDDLSAATGLNRPSLYGAFGDKKAMYIQALEKSRAEINAGLAAAMAPEEHLRVALTRVYEASAGIYMRGDSGPRGCFLIGTAVTEAVDDPDIRDVLASALSEIDAAFEARISRAMEVGNLPGSSDAAGMARVATGVLNGLAVRARAGGDLATLRAMGASVVDLICGRAGR; encoded by the coding sequence GTGGTACAGAACCAACCCCGTCCTCGCGGCCGTCCTCGCAGCTACGATCCCGCCGTGGCGCTGGATCAGGCGCGCGCGGCCTTCTGGAACACCGGCTATGCGGCGACCTCCCTGGACGACCTGTCGGCGGCGACCGGCCTGAACCGGCCCAGCCTCTATGGCGCATTCGGGGACAAGAAGGCCATGTATATCCAGGCCTTGGAGAAATCCCGGGCCGAGATCAACGCTGGGCTGGCGGCGGCGATGGCGCCCGAGGAGCATCTGCGGGTGGCTCTGACCCGGGTCTATGAGGCCTCGGCCGGCATCTATATGCGCGGCGACAGCGGGCCGCGCGGCTGCTTCCTGATCGGAACGGCGGTGACCGAGGCGGTGGACGATCCCGATATCCGCGACGTGCTGGCGAGCGCGCTCTCCGAGATCGACGCGGCCTTCGAGGCGCGGATTTCGCGCGCCATGGAGGTGGGAAATCTGCCCGGCTCCAGCGACGCAGCCGGCATGGCGCGGGTGGCCACCGGGGTGCTGAACGGCTTGGCGGTCCGCGCCCGGGCCGGCGGCGACCTGGCGACGCTGAGGGCCATGGGCGCCTCGGTGGTGGACCTGATCTGCGGGCGGGCGGGGCGTTAG